The following coding sequences are from one Bdellovibrionota bacterium window:
- the mutY gene encoding A/G-specific adenine glycosylase: protein MNAIRRKLLHWYCSNRRDLPWRQTRDPYRIWISEVMLQQTRVDTVIPFYERFLQKFPALGALAEADGQDVLKKWEGLGYYSRARNLHAAAREVVEQYGGNLPRTSEKLSALKGFGPYTSRAVASIAFNEPSAVVDGNVRRVISRLYATTEPVDSLAQELMDVDSPADWNQAMMELGATVCLPRHPKCPDCPIRTFCKAFQKGTVAKYPARPRKTDVPVVHAITLVVRNGPRVFVRKRPASGLWGGLWEFPTFENRRTRSLESVKKELKTTHGITPQRPKLIGSLEHELSHRTIRAKVYEAVDHLSGSSVGGEWLNVRELRKKPLSRFQSRIAELTFLNETRLVVRSQSPEIR from the coding sequence GTGAACGCCATCCGCAGAAAACTGTTGCATTGGTATTGCTCGAACCGCCGCGATCTGCCTTGGCGGCAAACCCGGGATCCCTATCGAATTTGGATTTCTGAAGTCATGCTTCAGCAGACCCGTGTCGATACGGTCATTCCCTTTTACGAACGCTTTCTTCAAAAGTTTCCGGCTCTCGGGGCTTTGGCCGAAGCTGACGGCCAGGATGTTCTCAAGAAGTGGGAAGGTCTCGGGTATTACAGTCGCGCCCGCAATCTTCACGCGGCTGCGCGGGAAGTGGTTGAGCAGTACGGCGGAAACCTTCCACGTACTTCCGAAAAACTGAGTGCGCTGAAAGGCTTCGGGCCATATACGTCTCGCGCCGTAGCGTCCATCGCCTTCAATGAACCCTCGGCGGTCGTCGACGGGAATGTCCGTCGAGTCATTTCTAGATTGTATGCGACGACCGAGCCGGTCGATTCGCTTGCCCAAGAATTGATGGACGTGGATTCTCCGGCCGATTGGAACCAGGCGATGATGGAACTGGGCGCCACCGTCTGCTTGCCCCGCCATCCGAAATGCCCGGATTGTCCAATTCGAACATTCTGTAAAGCATTTCAAAAAGGCACGGTTGCAAAATATCCCGCGCGGCCACGCAAGACCGACGTACCTGTCGTGCACGCCATTACCCTCGTCGTGCGAAACGGCCCACGCGTGTTTGTCCGGAAACGCCCTGCAAGCGGTCTATGGGGCGGCCTTTGGGAATTCCCAACGTTTGAAAACCGACGAACACGTTCCCTGGAATCAGTCAAGAAGGAACTCAAAACGACGCACGGGATTACGCCCCAAAGACCTAAATTGATTGGATCCCTTGAACACGAACTCTCACATCGAACAATTCGAGCCAAAGTGTATGAGGCCGTCGATCACCTTTCCGGCTCCTCCGTCGGAGGCGAATGGTTGAACGTTCGTGAACTTAGGAAAAAACCGCTGTCCCGTTTTCAGTCGCGAATCGCCGAATTGACGTTCCTGAACGAAACTCGTTTAGTTGTCAGATCCCAATCGCCTGAAATCCGATAG
- a CDS encoding type II toxin-antitoxin system VapC family toxin — translation MIVYLDTSVVLRKILCESNPLSSWGSWAAAYISEILRVEALRSIDRLRLTSELADAEVAEKIKDIHDVLESVSEIPITPSVLARASQPFPVAVTTLDAIHLASAVLWRELRREEMLFATHDKRLGAAAETIGFQAIGI, via the coding sequence GTGATCGTCTATCTCGATACTTCAGTGGTTTTACGAAAGATTCTTTGTGAATCTAACCCTCTTTCTTCCTGGGGGAGTTGGGCGGCGGCATATATATCTGAAATTTTGCGGGTGGAAGCACTTCGTTCTATTGATCGTCTCCGTTTGACGAGCGAACTGGCGGATGCGGAAGTCGCGGAAAAAATCAAAGATATCCATGACGTTCTGGAGAGCGTCTCCGAGATTCCGATTACACCTTCGGTTTTGGCTCGAGCCAGTCAACCTTTTCCCGTAGCGGTGACGACTCTGGATGCGATTCATCTGGCTTCGGCGGTGTTATGGCGGGAGCTTAGACGAGAAGAAATGTTGTTCGCTACTCACGACAAGCGCCTTGGGGCAGCAGCCGAAACTATCGGATTTCAGGCGATTGGGATCTGA
- a CDS encoding type II toxin-antitoxin system Phd/YefM family antitoxin, which yields MKSVRIAEFKSRLSKYLRLVQKGAEIVVMDRETPIAKVVPFGPAYDDFRVIPPKKGFEHIRTLKFEPPSKKTDSLRALLAERNRG from the coding sequence ATGAAGAGTGTAAGAATCGCGGAATTCAAGAGTCGTTTAAGCAAATACCTGCGTCTTGTGCAAAAAGGCGCGGAGATCGTTGTCATGGATCGGGAGACGCCGATCGCGAAAGTCGTGCCGTTCGGTCCGGCTTATGATGACTTTAGAGTTATTCCTCCCAAAAAGGGATTCGAGCACATCCGAACGTTGAAATTTGAGCCACCCTCAAAGAAAACCGATTCGTTGCGAGCGTTACTCGCCGAGCGAAATCGAGGGTGA